GATGTCGGCGCTGCGCCCGACGATCACCGGGTTGCGCCCGCCCAGCTCCAGGGTGACGGGCACCAGCTGTTCGGCCGCCGCACGGGCGACATGGCGCGCGGTGGCCAGGGAGCCGGTGAACAGCAGGTGATCGAAGCGCAGCCGGCTGAAGGCGGCCCCCGTGGCCACATCGCCTTGCACCACGCAGACCTCTTCGGGCGCGAAGCTGCCCGCGAACATGCGCTCCAGCAGCACGGATGCGCGCGGGGTCAGCTCGGGCACCTTGAGCATCAGGCGGTTGCCCGCTGCCAGCGCGCCGGCAGCGGCCAGCACGCCCATCAGCACCGGCCCGTTCCAGGGCACGATGGCACCGATGACCCCCAGCGGCTGGCAGCGCACTTCGGCGCGCGCGCCTTCCCGCTCCATCGGCTCGGGCAGTGCGATGGGCGTGGGTGCCATCCAGCGGCTCAGGTTGTCGCGGTTGTAGCGGATCGCCGCCACGGCGCCGAGCACGTCGCCGGTGCGGGTGGCATGCGGCGAGCGGTTGCCGAAGTCAAGGGACAGCGCGGCCACGATCTCCTCGGCATGCGCCAGCACCATGGCCGCCATCCGGTCCAGCCGCTCGATGCGGGTATGCGCATCGGGAAAACCATCGGCGGCGAAAGCGCGGCGCTGGCGCGCCAGCGCCTGTTGCAGTGCTTCAGCGTCCATAGCGATCCTGCACATCGGCGTTGATCCAGCTGGCGCGGGCCGCCGCGAAGGGGTGCGGCTCGCGATGGCTGGCTTCGGGGTCGGTGATCACCTGCACCAGCGCCGTCTTGCCGCTGGCGAAGGCGCGCCGGATCGCGGGCTGCAGGTCTTCCACCCGCTCCACGTACTCGCCATGCCCGCCCATGGCTTCCATCATCCTGTCGTAGCGCACCGGCGCGAAGCGCACCTCGATCGGGTGTCCGATGTGCTGCATGTGCGCTGCCATCTCGGCGCCAAGCGCGTGGTCATCGTTCACGAGCACCACGATCGGCAACTGGTGCCGCACGGCCGTCTCCAGCTCCATGAAGTGAAAGCCCAGGGCGCCGTCCCCGGTGATCAGGCAGACCGGGCGATCGCGCCCCTGGGCCAGCTGCACGCCGACGGCCTGCGGCAGCCCGCAGCCCAGGTGGGAGTAGTGGGCGCCGTAGACGAAATCGGCACCGCGCTTTTCGAAGAACGCATGCTGGTAGAAGATGGTCAGGCCGCCGTCGAGCACGATCGAGGCCTCGTCGGGAACGGCATGCCGGGCCTCCAGCATCATGCGCGAAGGGTGCAGCGCGCCGCGGTCGGGAATCGCCGCCAGCGCCGCCTCGTGCTCATCGGCCTGCTGCTGTTTCCAGCCGGGCAGCCGAGGATGGCTGGGGCGCGGCTCGCCCAGCGCGGCATGCAGCTGCGCGAGGGTGAGCGGCAGGTCGCCGACCACGGCCACATCCACCGGCCGGTTCACACCGATGGCTGCGAGATCCGGCTCCAGCACGATCACCTTGCGCCGGGCCTCGTTCTGCGCGAACGCCATGAGCCGGCCATAGTTGGTGTTCTCGGGCAAACAGGTGCCCACCGCCAGCAGCAGGTCCGACTCGGCGATGACCTCCTGCGCAGCCTGCCCCTGGAACAGCAGCGCCTGCGGATGGCCAGCGTGAATCAGGCCGCTGCCGGCGAAGGTCGTCACGACCGGGCAGCCGAGCTTCTCCGCCAGTGCGATCAGGGCCGCCTGGCAGCGATGGTGTTGCACCGCCTCGCCCGCCAGCAGCAGCGGCAGCGAGGCCCCCTTGAGCAGCGCGGCGGCGGCCAGCACCGAGGATTCCGAGGCCGCCTGCGGCCCGGCACGGTAGCTGCCGGGCGGCTGCAGCGGGGGGTAGTCCCACTCCTGCACATGCATCATGCTGTCGTACTCGATGTACACCGGCCCCGGCGTGCCGGCGAGCGCCTGGCGGAAGGCCTGCCGCACCGCGTCGTCGATCTCGGCCGGGTGCCGCACGACGGTGGCGAACTTGCAGATCTGCGCGAACAGCGGCTCCATGGGCGCGGACAGCCATTGCCCCCGGCGCACCGCATGGGCCGCTCCCTGGTGACGCCGCGCGCCGAAGATCAGCACCGGCACATGCTCTTGCGACGCGGCGACCGCGGCCGGCAGCAGGTTCGCCACGCCGGGCCCCATGGCGCCGAATGCCGCCTGCGGCCGGCCCGTGACCGCGTAGTAGCCCATGGCGCTGAACACGGCCGCCGCCTCGTGGCGCGGACCGACGACCTGCAGGCCGGCACGCTCGGCGTGCAGCAGGACGTCGCGCGTGGTGATGTCGCCTTGCGAGAACACGGCTTGCACGCCCTCCTGACGCAGCAGTTCAACGATGCGGCGCCCCATGCTCATGGTGGTCTTGCTCATGCGATTCGGGCCTCCACCCCGGTGCGCGGCCGGGCCTCGGCGGCCGCCCCGCCGAGGAATGCCAGCAGCGCGTGGTTGAATTCCTGCGGCTTCTCGATGTTCACCAGATGGCCGGCACCGCCGATGACGGCGAGCTGCGCCTGCGGGATGGAAGCCGCCAGATCGCGCATCTGCGCCAGCGGCGCGACCGTGTCTTCATCCGAGCCGATCACCAGCACGGGCACGGCCACCGTCGCGGGGTCCAGAAAAGGCGCGATGCGCATGCGGGCCTCCATGATCTTGAGATAGGAGTCCGGGCGCAGCTTGCCCAGGCTCGCCATCACCTGCTCCCGGGCCTCGGCCGTCGCCTGCCGGCCGATCAGCGTGGGCGCCAGGGACTGCGCCAGCGCCTGCGGGCCGCCGCTGTTGAGCGGCCCCAGGCGCGCGCTGATGAAGCCTTCGCGCCGGGCTCCCTGCAGAACAGGCTCCGCGCCCGAGCGGCAGGCGGTCAGGCACAGGCTGGCCACGCGCTGCGGCGCCCGGGCATACAGCGCCTGCGCCACCAGTCCGCCCATCGACAGCCCGACGACGTGGGCGCGCCCGATCTCCAGCGCATCGAGCACGCGCAGCGCGTCCTCCACGAAATCGGCGAACTCGAAGGGCTCTTCGATCGCGGCGCTGTCGCCATAACCCCGGAAGTCCAGGCTGATGGCGCGAAAGCGCGCCCCGAAGTGCGCCAGCTGGCCGGCCCAGTTCTGCCGGTTGCCGCCGATGCCGTGCAGGAAGAGGATCGGCTCACCCTCGCCCGCCACATCGAAGGCGATGGCCGGAGGCTGGCCAGTGTGTCGAAAATCATGGATCGCTGTGCTCATGAGGACGGCAGTATGCTCACACCAAGGCATATCCGCTAGTAGCCTGAAAGGCATGACCTCAAAACCCTCAGTTATGACAGCCACCCTGAATCACCTGCTGCTGGATCACTTTCTGGCCGCCTACGAAGCGCGCAGCCTCGGCAAGGCCGCCGCCCTGCTGGGCCTGTCGCAGCCGGCGCTGAGCAAGAGCGTGCGCAAGCTCGAGGCGGAGCTGGGCCTGCCGCTGTTCGAGCGCACCACCAGCGGCCTCGTGCCGACGCTGTACGCCGAGACGCTCTCGCGGCGCGGCCAGGCCATCCGCGCCGACCTGCATAGCTGCATCGCCGAGCTGCAGAAGCTCAAGCATGGCGAGATCGGGGAGGTGCGCATGGGCGTTGCGCCCGCGCTGTCGCCGCGCTTCCTGCCGCTGGCCATCGCCGCGACCCACGCCCGCCATCCGTCCCTGACCTTTGCCGTGCGCGAGGGCCTGTACGACAGCCTGGCGCAGGACGTGGTGGATGGCGAACTCGATTTCGCGCTGACCAACCTCCCCTTCGATCGCCTCGCGGCGGGCCTGGAAGCGCGCGAACTGTTCCGCGACCGCTTCGTCGTCTGCTGCGGTGCGGCGCATCCCCTGGCCCGCAAGGGCAACGTGCAGGCCGCCGACCTGCTGGCCTATCCCTGGATCACACCGCCTCGCGACGGCATGGTCTGGCATCGGCTGGTGGACCTGTTCGCGGCGGCCAAGGCGCTGCCGCCGCGCGCGGCCATCGAAACCACTTCCGCGGCCCTGATCATGTCGCTGCTGGGCGAAGGGCGCTTCCTGACGTTCGTGCCGCGCCAGCTCGTGCTGGCGGAGCAGTTGCGCGGCGAGGTCATCGAGCTGACGTCCGCCGGCATGGTACTGGAGCGCGCCATTGCGGTCGTGTCGCGCACGGGCCGGGAGTACCCGATGGCGGCCAGGCTGGCCCTGGAGGCCTGCGAGGCCGTGGCCCTGCAGATGCAGCAGGCGCCCAAGCCCTAGCCTGGACGAAAAAGCCGCGCCGCCTTCATAAGGCGGGCGCGGCTCATCGAGGCGCCGTTGTCGGCCGGCCGCTGAGCGGCCGGCGATTCACTTGCGCGCCGGCGGCACGTCGGTGCAGGTGCCGTGCGCCACCTCGGCCGCCATGCCGATGCTCTCGCCCAGCGTGGGGTGCGGGTGGATGGTCTTGCCGATGTCCACTTCGTCGGCGCCCATCTCGATCGCCAGCGCGACCTCGCCGATCATGTCGCCCGCATGCGTGCCGACGATGCCGCCGCCCACGATGCGGTGGGTTTCGGCGTCGAACAGCAGCTTGGTGAAGCCTTCGTCGCGGCCATTCGCGATGGCGCGGCCCGAGGCGTTCCAGGGGAACAGGCCCTTCTTGACCTGCACGCCCTGCGCCTTGGCCTGCTCTTCGGTCAGGCCGACCCAGGCCACTTCGGGGTCGGTGTAGGCCACGCTCGGGATCACGCGGGCGTTGAAGGCGGCGCTGGCCAGCTCCTGGTTGCCCTGCAGCTCGCCGGCCGCCACCTCGGCCGCCACATGCGCCTCGTGCACCGCCTTGTGCGCGAGCATGGGCTGGCCCACGATGTCGCCGATGGCGAAGATGTGCGGCACGTTGGTGCGCATCTGGATGTCCACCGGGACGAAGCCGCGGTCGCTCACCGTCACGCCGGCCTTGTCGGCGCCGATCTTCTTGCCGTTGGGGCTGCGGCCCACGGCCTGCAGCACCAGGTCATACAGTTGCGGCTCCTTGGGCGCCTGCTCTCCCTCGAACCGGACCAGGATGCCGTCCTTCGTGGCTTCGGCCCCCACGGTTTTGGTCTTGAGCATGATGTTGTCGAAGCGCGGTGCGTTCATCTTCTGCCAGACCTTGACCAGGTCGCGGTCCGCGCCCTGCATCAGGCCGTCGAGCATCTCCACCACGTCCAGGCGCGCGCCCAGCGTAGAGTAGACCGTGCCCATTTCGAGGCCGATGATGCCGCCGCCCAGGATCAGCATGCGCTTGGGGCTGGATGCCAGGTCCAGCGCGCCGGTGCTGTCCACCACGCGCGGGTCCTTGGGCATGAAGGGCAGCTGCACGGCCTGCGAGCCGGCGGCGATGATGGCCTTGCGGAACTTGACGACCTGGGCCTTGCCGGTCTGCTCCTGGCCCGCGCCGCTGGTTTCCCGCACCTGCAGGTGGAACGGGTCGAGGAACTCGCCGTGGCCGCGCACCACGGTGACCTTGCGCATCTTGGCCATGGCCGTGAGGCCGCCGGTGAGCTTGCCCACCACCTTGGCCTTGTGCGCGCGCAGCTTCTCCAGGTTGACCACCGGCTTGCCGAAGCTCACGCCCAGCGCCTCGAAATGGCTGACCTCGTCCATCACCGCGGCCACGTGCAGCAGCGCCTTGGACGGAATGCAGCCCACGTTCAGGCAGACGCCGCCAAGCGTGGCGTAGCGCTCCACCAGCACCACCTTGAGGCCAAGGTCAGCCGCGCGGAACGCTGCCGAATAGCCGCCGGGGCCGCCGCCGAGCACCAGCACGTCGCATTCCTGGTCGGCGCCGCCCGTGTGGCTGGACGCTACAGAAGTGATAGCACCCGATGACGGAGCCACCTGGACCTCCGCCTGTTTTGGCTGTGAAACCGGGGCGGAGGCCGGCGCCGCGGCCGCTGCGGCGCCCTGCGCCTCCAGCACCAGCAGCACCGAGCCTTCGGCCACCTTGTCACCGAGCTTGACGCGCAGCTCCTTCACCACGCCGCCGTGCGACGACGGGATCTCCATCGAGGCCTTGTCGGACTCCACCGTCACGAGCGACTGCTCGGGCCGGATGCTGTCGCCGGGCTTGACCAGCAGCTCGATGACGGTCACTTCGGAAAAATCGCCGATGTCCGGCACCTTGATTTCAATCAGGCTCATTTGGAACCTTTCAGTTTGATCGTGAATACATCGAAGGGACCGGCCGAGTTCTTGTCGAACTCGCAGCCGGCGCGCAGGCCGGCTTCGGCCACCTCGCGGGCGGTCTTGGCCTTGCCCCAGACCGCGTGCATGGCCCCGAGCGCAAAGCTGCGCCCCGAGCCGATGCCCCAGAACTCCTTGAACTCGAACACCTCGCGGTAGCTGTACAGGCCGTAGATGCCGGTGCCGTTGGCAATCACGACGCTGAACTGGCTCGACTCATAGGGATCGTTGTCCTCTTCCTTGGTCTGCAGGAAGAAGGTTTCCTTGAGCAGCGGGTGCAGCCGCGTGAAGGTGTCGAACACCTCGTCCTTGCTGCCGAGCTTGAGCTGCTCCCGGGGCAGCGCCGTCATGGCCTTGCGCAGCACCGGGAAGTGCGCCACCGTGCCGGCCATGCCGACGTAGCTCATGCCGGCGGGCGCGTCCACCTTGAAGATCTTGCCGTTGTCCTCGAAGCGGTGCGCCAGCCGGGTGTCGCCGAAGGTCACGAGCGTGTCGGCGGCGATCGCCACCTGCCCGGCCTTCTTCACCACCACGACCGTCGTCATGCGCGTACTCCAAAGGCAAGCGCAGCGAAGCCATTGCCAGTAGCACCGCGGAACCGGCTCTGCCGGGCCGCTGGTGTTGCCCCCTGCAAGGGGGGAGGCGCAGCGAAGCGCAGCCTGGGGGTGTTCAAAGCAGTACCCTGCGGAAGTCGGCGAGGACCTGGCCCAGGTAGGCGTTGAAGCGCGCGGCCGCGGCGCCGTCGATCACGCGGTGGTCGTACGACAGCGACAGCGGCAGCGCCAGGCGCGGCACGAACTGCTTGCCGTCCCACACCGGCTTCATCTGGCCCTTGGACAGGCCCAGGATCGCGACTTCGGGCGCGTTGATGATGGGCGTGAAGTGCGTGCCGCCGATGCCGCCAAGCGAGCTGATCGAGAAGCAGCCGCCGGTCATGTCGGCCGGCCCGAGCTTGCCGTCGCGCGCCTTCTTCGCGAGCTCGCCCATCTCCTGGCTGATTTGCAGGATGCCCTTCTTGTCGGCATCTCGCAGCACCGGCACCATCAGGCCGTTGGGCGTGTCGGCCGCGAAGCCGATGTGGAAGTACTGCTTGTAGACCAGCGCGTCGCCGTCCAGGCTGGCATTGAACTCGGGGAACTTCTTCAGCGCCGAGACCACCGCCTTGATCACGAAGGCCAGCATCGTGACCTTGATGCCCGACTTCTCGTTCTCCTTGTTGGTGGCCACGCGGAAGGCTTCGAGCTCGGTGATGTCGGCTTCGTCGTTGTTGGTGACGTGCGGGATCATCACCCAGTTGCGGTGCAGGTTGGCGCCGCTGATCTTCTTGATGCGCGACAGGTCCTTGCGCTCGATGGCGCCGAACTTGGCGAAATCCACCTTGGGCCAGGGCAGCAGGTCCAGCCCCGCGCCGCCGCCCGCCGCGGGAGCCTTGGCGGCCGCGGCCTGGGTGCGCGCCGCGCCGGCCATCACCGCCTTGGTGAAGTTCTGCACGTCCTGCTGCGTGATGCGGCCCTTGGGGCCGCTGCTCTTGACTTCCTGCAGCGGCACGCCCAGCTCGCGCGCGAACTTGCGCACCGAGGGCGAGGCATGCGGCAGGTGGCCCTGCGGCGCCGTCGGGTCGTGCGCGGGCTGCGGCGCGGCAGCGGCGGCCACCGCCGGCGCTGCGGCTGCTGCAGTTGCGGCCGATGCCGGAGCCGCGGCGGCAGGCGCCGGGGCCGGGGCCGGCGCCGCCGCAGCGGCGGCCGTGCCTTCAAGCACGGCCACGAGATCACCGATGTTGACCTTGTCGCCGATCTTGACCTTGAGCTCCTTGAGCACGCCGGCGGCCGACGAAGGGATTTCCATCGAGGCCTTGTCCGACTCCACCGTGATCAGCGACTGCTCGGCCTTGATGGCGTCGCCGGGCTTGACCAGCAGCTCGATCACCGCCACGTCCTTGAAGTCGCCGATGTCGGGCACACGCACCTCCACCGGGCCGCTCGGCGCAGCCGCAGGTGCTCCTGAATTCGTAGCAGCCGATGACCGCTGCACCTGGACCTCCGCCGGTTTTGACTCTGAAACCGGGGCGGCGGCCGCGGGGGCGGCGCCGGCGGCCTCCAGCAGCAGCACGACCGAGCCCTCCTTGACCTTGTCGCCGAGCTGGACCCGCAGCTCCTTGACCACGCCGGCCGTGCTCGACGGAATCTCCATCGACGCCTTGTCGGACTCCACCGTGATCAGCGACTGCTCCGCCTTGACCGTGTCGCCGGGCTTGACCAGCAGCTCGATGACCGAGACCTCGTCGAAGTCCCCGATGTCCGGTACCTTGATTTCTACCAATGCCATGTCTGTCTCCGCAGGGGGTTAGGCGTACAACGGGTTGCGTTTTTCGGTGTTGATGCCGTATTTCTGGATCGCCTCGGCCACCTTGGCCACCGGCACGGTGCCTTCCTCGCTGAGCGCCTTGAGGGCCGCCACCACGATGTAGTGGCGGTTGACCTCGAAGTGCTCGCGCAGCTTGCTGCGGAAATCGCTGCGCCCGAAGCCGTCGGTGCCCAGCACCTTGTAGGTGCGGCCCTTGGGGATGAAGGGGCGGATCTGCTCGGCGTAGGCCCTCATGTAGTCGGTGGACGCCACCACCGGGCCGGCATGCTTCTCGAGCTGCTGGCTCACGAACGGCACGCGTGCCTTCTCGGTCGGGTGCAGCAGGCTCCAGCGCTCGGCGTCCTGGCCGTCGCGCGTGAGCTCGTTGAAGCTCGGGCAGCTCCAGACGTTGGCGGCCACGCCCCAGTCCTTCTCGAGCAGTTCCTGCGCGAACAGGCTCTCGCGCAGGATGGTGCCCGAGCCCAGCAGCTGCACGCGCGGGGTGAGCTTGGCGCCTTCCTTGCACAGGTACATGCCCTTGATGATCTGCTCCTCGGTGCCGGGCGTGAGGCCGGGCATGGCGTAGTTCTCGTTGAGCAGCGTGAGGTAGTAGTAGACGTTGTCCTGCTTCTCGACCATGCGCTTCAGGCCATGGTGCAGGATCACCGCAACTTCGTGCGCGAAGGTCGGGTCGTAGCTCACGCAGTTGGGGATGGTGTTGGCCAGGATGTGGCTGTGGCCGTCCTCATGCTGCAGGCCTTCGCCGTTGAGCGTGGTGCGCCCGGAGGTGCCGCCCAGCAGGAAGCCGCGCGCCTGCATGTCGCCGGCCGCCCAGGCCAGGTCGCCGATGCGCTGGAAGCCGAACATCGAGTAGTACACGTAGAACGGCACCATGATGCGGTTGCTGGTGCTGTAGCTGGTGGCCGCCGCGATCCAGCTGCTCATGCCGCCGGCTTCGTTGATGCCTTCCTGCAGGATCTGGCCGGCCTTGTCTTCCTTGTAGTACATGACCTGATCCTTGTCGACCGGCGTGTACTGCTGCCCCGCGGGGTTGTAGATGCCGATCTGGCGGAACAGGCCTTCCATGCCGAAGGTGCGCGCCTCGTCCACCAGGATGGGCACCACGCGCGGGCCCAGCGCCTGGTCGCGCAGCAGCTGCGTGAGGAAGCGCACATAGGCCTGCGTGGTGGAGATCTCGCGGCCCTCGGGCGTGGGCTCGAGCACGGCCTTGAAGGTTTCGAGCGAGGGCACGGTGAAGCTCTCGTCGGCCTTGGTGCGGCGGTGCGGCAGGTAGCCGCCCAGGGCCTTGCGGCGCTCGTGCAGGTACTTCATCTCAGGCGTGTCGTCGGCCGGCTTGTAGAACGGCAGGTCGGCGATCTGGCTGTCGGGAATCGGGATGTTGAAGCGGTCGCGGAAGGCCTTGATGTCCTCGTCGCCGAGCTTCTTGGTCTGGTGGACGGTGTTCTTGCCCTCGCCGATCTTGCCCATGCCGAAGCCCTTGACGGTCTTGATCAGCAGCACCGTGGGCTGGCCTTCGTGCTTGACGGCCGCATGGAAGGCGGCATACACCTTCTGCGAGTCGTGGCCGCCGCGGCGCAGGTTCCAGATCTCGTCGTCGCTCATCTTGGCAACCATCTCCAGCGTGCGCGGGTCGCGGCCGAAGAAATGCTTGCGCACGTAGGCGCCGTCGTTGGCCTTGAACGACTGGTAGTCGCCGTCGTTGCACTCCATCATGATCTTGCGCAGCGCGCCGTCCTTGTCGCGCGCCAGCAGATCGTCCCAGCCCTTGCCCCAGATCAGCTTGAGCACGTTCCAGCCCGAGCCGCGGAATTCGCTCTCCAGCTCCTGGATGATCTTGCCGTTGCCGCGCACCGGGCCGTCCAGGCGCTGCAGGTTGCAGTTGATGACGAAGATCAGGTTGTCGAGCTTCTCGCGCGCGGCCAGGCCGATGGCGCCCAGCGATTCCACTTCGTCCATCTCGCCGTCGCCGCAGAACACCCAGACCTTGCGGTTCTCGGTGTTGGCGATGCCGCGCGCGTGCAGGTACTTGAGGAAGCGCGCCTGGTAGATCGCCATCAGCGGGCCCAGGCCCATCGAGACGGTGGGGAACTGCCAGAACTCGGGCATCAGCTTGGGGTGCGGGTAGCTGGACAGGCCCTTGCCGTCCACTTCCTGGCGGAAGTTGAGCAGTTGCTCCTCGGTCAGGCGGCCTTCGAGGTAGGCGCGCGCATAGACGCCGGGCGACACGTGGCCCTGGATGTAGAGGCAGTCGCCGCCGTGGTTCTCGCTCTCGGCATGCCAGAAATGGTTGAAGCCGGCGCCGAACAGGTTGGCCAGCGAGGCGAAGGAGCCGATGTGGCCGCCCAGGTCGCCGCCTTCGGGCGGGTGGTGGCGGTTCGCCTTGACCACCATGGCCATGGCGTTCCAGCGCATGTAGGCGCGCAGGCGCCCTTCGAATTCGAGGTTGCCGGGCGAGCGCTCTTCCTGGGCCGCCTCGATGGTGTTGACATAGCCCGTGTTGGCCGAGAACGGCATGTCGATGCTGCTCTGGCGGGCATGCTCGAGCAGTTGCTCCAGCAGAAAGTGGGCGCGTTCGGGGCCTTCGCTTTCGATCACGGCGGACAGGGCGTCCATCCACTCGCGGGTTTCCTGGCTGTCCGCGTCATTGGCGGCAGAGCCGAACAGGTTGTCGGGTACGGCTGACATGCTTGTCTCCTGATAATTTCACGTAATTTAGTACGGCACATCTAAGTTTCTCACAATTTCTTGAAATTTCAAATAGTGCCTATCAATTTCACATTGTGATTTACGAAAACCCTGCCGGCAGGCCCTGATTGCCCAGCCCGGAAGGTGCGTCCCCTACACTCGGAGCATGCCCTCCCCTGCTCCCGTTCCCGAGCCGGACACCCTGGTGATCCGGCCTCTTGCCTGGTGGCGCCGCTGGTGGCGCCGCCAGCCGCCGACGCGCCAGGACCGCGTCGCCATGCTGGCTCCGCTGTCGGCCGTGCTGCTGTTCCTGGCCGCCATCATTGCCGCCTTCTGGTACCTGCGGCTGGAGGAAGTGGACCGCGAGCAGGAGGCGGTCAAGCGCGATGTCGAGTACGCCCAGCAGCGCGTGCGCCTGCGCCTGCTCGAGCGCCAGGAGCAGCTCATGCGCATCGCGCGCGACATCTCCAACCGGGAGATCGACCCCGAGGACTTCATGGGCCGCGCCGAGTCGCTGGTGAGCCAGTACCCCGAGCTGCAGGAAGTCACCTGGATCGACGACCGCCGCCGCATCACGGCCAGCTACTCGGCGCCGAGCGTCAGCTCCAGCCAGCAGCGCGTGGCCGGCGACGTGCTGCGCATGGGCGACACCGAGGTCATCTACAGCCTCGCGCGCGACATGCAGCAGCCCGTGTTCTCGCAGCCCGCCGCCAACCCGGACCAGCCGGCCCTGCTGCAGCTGCACATTCCCTTGAGCGACCAGGGCCGCTTTGCCGGCGTCGTCCTCGGCGAGTATTCGATCGACGGCCTGCTGCGCTACGGCGTGCCCACCGAGGTGTCGTCCAAATACGCCGTCGCCCTGCTCGACGGCAAGGGCCGCCTGCTGGCCGGCAACACGGTGCCGGCGACCCGCAACCCCGCCACCAGCCTGCTGCCCTGGGGCACGCAGGCCAACGAGTACGAGGTGCCGGTCTCGCCCGTGGGCAACGGCCTGATCATCCGGGCGCAGGCCTACCGCACCTCGCTGGGCCTGATCGGCAACGGCCTGTTCTGGCTGGTCGGCGCGCTGAGCGTGCTCACCGCCTGGATGCTGATCGGCACCTGGCGCCACACGCGCAAGCGGCTGCAGGCGCAGCAGGCGCTGGTGTCGGAAACCAACTTCCGCCGCGCCATGGAGAACTCCATGCTCACCGGCATGCGGGCGCTCGACATGCAGGGCCGCATCACCTACGTCAATGCCGCGTTCTGCCAGATGACGGGCTGGAGCGAGGGCGAGCTGGTGGGCCGCACCCCGCCCTTCCCTTACTGGCCCGAGACCGACCGCGAATCGCTGGCCGAGCGCCTGACCAACGAGCTGAGCGGCAACACCACGGCCGGCGGCTTCCAGGTGCGGGTCAAGCGCAAGAACGGCTCGGTCTTCGACGCGCGCATGTACATGTCGCCGCTGATCGACGCCCGGGGCCACCAGACCGGCTGGATGACCTCGATGACCGACATCACCGAGCCCAACCGCATCCGCGAGCAGCTCTCCGCCTCCTACGAGCGCTTCACCACCGTGCTGGAGGCGCTCGACGCCTCGGTCTCGGTGGCGCCGCTGGGCAGCGAGGAGCTGCTGTTCGCCAACAAGCTGTACCGCCTGTGGTTCGGCTCGCAGACCGCGGGCCACCTGCAGCTGGTGGCGCAGGCCGGCGTGCCCACCCGCGCGCCGAGCGACGAGTCGCTGGACGACGTGGACTCCTTCGCCGGGCTGCCGACCGGCCCGCTGACGGCGGCGCAGAGCGAGAACGCCGAGATCTTCGTGCCCGAGCTCGGCAAGTGGCTCGAGGTGCGCTCGCGCTACCTCAACTGGGTGGACGGGCGCCTGGCGCAGATGGTGATCGCCACCGACATCACGCCGCGCCGCCATGCCGAGGAACAGTCCGCCGCGCAGGCCGAGCGTGCCCAGTCGGCCAGCCGCCTCATCACCATGGGCGAGATGGCGTCCAGCGTGGCGCACGAGCTCAACCAGCCGCTGACCGCCATCAGCAACTACTGCAATGGCATGGTCTCGCGCATCCGGGGCAAGCAGATCGCCGAGGACGACCTGCTGGCCGCGCTCGAAAAGACCGCCCGCCAGGCCCAGCGCGCGGGCCAGATCATCCAGCGCATCCGCTCCTTCGTGAAGCGCAGCGAACCCAACCGCACGCTGTCCAGCGTGGGCGACATCGTGGACGAGGCCGTGGAGCTGGCCGACATCGAGCTGCGCCGGCGCAACGTGCGCCTGTCCCACTACGTGGCCGCGCGCCTGCCCAGGCTGATGGTCGACCCGATCCTGATCGAGCAGGTGCTGGTCAACCTGCTCAAGAACGCGGCCGAGTCGATCGACAACGCCCAGCGGCCCGCGGCACGGCGCAGCGTGGAGCTGCGCGTCATCCCCAAGCACCTCGACGAACTGCCGGTGGTGGAGTTTTCCGTGCTCGATTC
This Variovorax terrae DNA region includes the following protein-coding sequences:
- a CDS encoding alpha/beta fold hydrolase; this translates as MSTAIHDFRHTGQPPAIAFDVAGEGEPILFLHGIGGNRQNWAGQLAHFGARFRAISLDFRGYGDSAAIEEPFEFADFVEDALRVLDALEIGRAHVVGLSMGGLVAQALYARAPQRVASLCLTACRSGAEPVLQGARREGFISARLGPLNSGGPQALAQSLAPTLIGRQATAEAREQVMASLGKLRPDSYLKIMEARMRIAPFLDPATVAVPVLVIGSDEDTVAPLAQMRDLAASIPQAQLAVIGGAGHLVNIEKPQEFNHALLAFLGGAAAEARPRTGVEARIA
- a CDS encoding thiamine pyrophosphate-binding protein; its protein translation is MSKTTMSMGRRIVELLRQEGVQAVFSQGDITTRDVLLHAERAGLQVVGPRHEAAAVFSAMGYYAVTGRPQAAFGAMGPGVANLLPAAVAASQEHVPVLIFGARRHQGAAHAVRRGQWLSAPMEPLFAQICKFATVVRHPAEIDDAVRQAFRQALAGTPGPVYIEYDSMMHVQEWDYPPLQPPGSYRAGPQAASESSVLAAAALLKGASLPLLLAGEAVQHHRCQAALIALAEKLGCPVVTTFAGSGLIHAGHPQALLFQGQAAQEVIAESDLLLAVGTCLPENTNYGRLMAFAQNEARRKVIVLEPDLAAIGVNRPVDVAVVGDLPLTLAQLHAALGEPRPSHPRLPGWKQQQADEHEAALAAIPDRGALHPSRMMLEARHAVPDEASIVLDGGLTIFYQHAFFEKRGADFVYGAHYSHLGCGLPQAVGVQLAQGRDRPVCLITGDGALGFHFMELETAVRHQLPIVVLVNDDHALGAEMAAHMQHIGHPIEVRFAPVRYDRMMEAMGGHGEYVERVEDLQPAIRRAFASGKTALVQVITDPEASHREPHPFAAARASWINADVQDRYGR
- a CDS encoding MFS transporter, with translation MTTVVVVKKAGQVAIAADTLVTFGDTRLAHRFEDNGKIFKVDAPAGMSYVGMAGTVAHFPVLRKAMTALPREQLKLGSKDEVFDTFTRLHPLLKETFFLQTKEEDNDPYESSQFSVVIANGTGIYGLYSYREVFEFKEFWGIGSGRSFALGAMHAVWGKAKTAREVAEAGLRAGCEFDKNSAGPFDVFTIKLKGSK
- a CDS encoding LysR family transcriptional regulator, which encodes MTATLNHLLLDHFLAAYEARSLGKAAALLGLSQPALSKSVRKLEAELGLPLFERTTSGLVPTLYAETLSRRGQAIRADLHSCIAELQKLKHGEIGEVRMGVAPALSPRFLPLAIAATHARHPSLTFAVREGLYDSLAQDVVDGELDFALTNLPFDRLAAGLEARELFRDRFVVCCGAAHPLARKGNVQAADLLAYPWITPPRDGMVWHRLVDLFAAAKALPPRAAIETTSAALIMSLLGEGRFLTFVPRQLVLAEQLRGEVIELTSAGMVLERAIAVVSRTGREYPMAARLALEACEAVALQMQQAPKP
- the lpdA gene encoding dihydrolipoyl dehydrogenase; this translates as MSLIEIKVPDIGDFSEVTVIELLVKPGDSIRPEQSLVTVESDKASMEIPSSHGGVVKELRVKLGDKVAEGSVLLVLEAQGAAAAAAPASAPVSQPKQAEVQVAPSSGAITSVASSHTGGADQECDVLVLGGGPGGYSAAFRAADLGLKVVLVERYATLGGVCLNVGCIPSKALLHVAAVMDEVSHFEALGVSFGKPVVNLEKLRAHKAKVVGKLTGGLTAMAKMRKVTVVRGHGEFLDPFHLQVRETSGAGQEQTGKAQVVKFRKAIIAAGSQAVQLPFMPKDPRVVDSTGALDLASSPKRMLILGGGIIGLEMGTVYSTLGARLDVVEMLDGLMQGADRDLVKVWQKMNAPRFDNIMLKTKTVGAEATKDGILVRFEGEQAPKEPQLYDLVLQAVGRSPNGKKIGADKAGVTVSDRGFVPVDIQMRTNVPHIFAIGDIVGQPMLAHKAVHEAHVAAEVAAGELQGNQELASAAFNARVIPSVAYTDPEVAWVGLTEEQAKAQGVQVKKGLFPWNASGRAIANGRDEGFTKLLFDAETHRIVGGGIVGTHAGDMIGEVALAIEMGADEVDIGKTIHPHPTLGESIGMAAEVAHGTCTDVPPARK